The genome window TCCACACGGTTCGCGGCGTCGGGTTCGTGCTGAAGGAGGGGGGACAGTGAGTTTGCGCGTGCACGGTCCCAGGGACGTTCGGACCAGACTGGCCTGGGTATTCGCGATGACCCTCGCGATCCTCCTCGCGGTGTACGCCGCGGGCGTCTACGTCCTGCTTCGCCAGGCGCTCTATCGCGAGCTCGATCGGCAGTTGGAGGCGGACTTCCATGTCGGCGAGGAGATGATGGAGAACGCGTCGCGCAGCGGCGGCCGCCTGCGCTTCGCCTCCGACGCCGCCCTGCCGCGCGCCCCGGAGGTGCTGCCCACTCCCAAGTGGCGCTGGCTCGAGATCTGGAGCCCCGACCGACAGCTGCTCTACGGCAACCCCGAGGACCCGAAGGTCGCCCGCCACCTCTCGTCGGTCCCGACCGCCGAGTCGGTCGGTCCGCGGTCGGTCGACTTCGTGGACGGTGAACGGGTTCGCATGCTCAGCCGCCCGCTCGTCGTCCTGGAGACGCCCGTCATCATACGGGTTCTGCGGTCCGAGGAGGGGCTGCAGCACGAGTTGTGGGAGTACCTCCGCGTCCTCTTGATCGCCCTTCCGGTCGCCGTCGTACTGGCCGGGCTCTGTGGATACGTGCTGACGAAACCCGCCCTCGAGCCCCTTGTGACGATGGCGCAGCGCGCGCAGTTGATCACGGCTGAGCGCCTCAGCAACCGCCTGCCGGTGGAGAACCCGCACGACGAAGTCGGCCGGCTCGCCACGATCTTCAACGACACGCTCTCGCGGCTCGAGCAGTCGTTCGAACACCTGCGGCGGTTCACCGCCGACGCGTCGCACGAACTCCGTACACCCCTCACGGCGCTCCGCAGCGTCGGCGAGGTCGGGCTGCGCGGCGACCGGACGCCGGCGGCGTATCGCGAGATCATCGGCAGCCTCCTCGAAGAGGTCGATCGACTCTCCCATGTCGTGGACAGTCTGCTGTTGCTCTCTCGCGCCGAGACGGGC of Vicinamibacterales bacterium contains these proteins:
- a CDS encoding heavy metal sensor histidine kinase, whose translation is MHGPRDVRTRLAWVFAMTLAILLAVYAAGVYVLLRQALYRELDRQLEADFHVGEEMMENASRSGGRLRFASDAALPRAPEVLPTPKWRWLEIWSPDRQLLYGNPEDPKVARHLSSVPTAESVGPRSVDFVDGERVRMLSRPLVVLETPVIIRVLRSEEGLQHELWEYLRVLLIALPVAVVLAGLCGYVLTKPALEPLVTMAQRAQLITAERLSNRLPVENPHDEVGRLATIFNDTLSRLEQSFEHLRRFTADASHELRTPLTALRSVGEVGLRGDRTPAAYREIIGSLLEEVDRLSHVVDSLLLLSRAETGQVQLNVERVELVDLCRETCEFLAVLADDKRQTVNVASGGPVPVFADRTILRRAVVNLVDNAIKFSPQEGAITVTVGRRGQDAVVEVTDRGPGIPAADRERVFDRFYRVDPGRSRTEAQGGSGLGLSIARWAVQASGGRLVVESEEDAGSTFRITLPAVE